Part of the Halobaculum halobium genome, GCTCGTCTCGGTGAGGCCGTACCCCTCGTAGATCTTCACGTCGAACAGCTCCTCGAATCGACGCAGCACCTCGACGGGGATACCCGACCCGCCGACGCCGCACAGCCGGAGGCTGGAGAGGTCGCGCTCGGCGGCGTCCGGCTGGTTGATCGCGTCGTTGTACATCGCGGGGACGCCGTGCATCAGCGTCAGTTCCCGGGACTCGATGAGGTCGAACGCCTGCTGTGCGTCCCACGCGGGCAGCGGGTAGTACGCGCCGCCGTCGAACAGCGTCGCGTTCATCACGACCGTCATGCCGTAGATGTGGAACAGCGGAAGGACGCCCAGCTGCCTGTCGTCGGTCGATATCCCGCCCGGGACGAGCGAGGCGGACATCGCCGCGTTCGACGCGAGGTTGTCGTGGGTGAGGAGGACGCCCTTCGGCGTCCCGGTGGTCCCCGAGGTGTACGGCTGACAGGCGATGTCGTCGTCCCCGCGATCGACCGTCTCGAACGCCGGGTCGCCGCAGAACTCCTCGAAGGAGACGGTCCCCTCGACCGCCTGACCGATCGTGACGACGGTGTGCACGTCGGTGTCCTCGCGTACGTCCGCGACGTGCTCGGCCAGGTCCGGCAGCGTGACGACCACCTCGGCGCCGGAGTCGGTGAGCATGTGCTCGATCTCGCGGGACTTGTACTGCGGGTTCATCGGAACGACGACCCCGCCGGCTCGCAGCGTTCCGTGGAAGCCGATCACGAACTGCGGAAGGTTCGGTAGGTAGATGCCGACCCGGCCGCCGGTGTCGACGCCGGCGTCGGCGAGTCCGGACGCGAACGCCCCTACCTGCCCCCAGAGGTCCCGATAGCTGATGTCGGTCCCGTCGTACCACACCGCCGTCTCGTCGGGGTGTTCCTCGGCGGTCGAACCGACGTGCGTGACGAGGTTTGTCATGCCATCGAACCGGTGGGTCGGTCCCGGCTAAAGTCTTTCCCGGTCGTTCACGAAGGTAGGTGGCGGCGATCGGTCCGTGCGACGGCGACGCGCTCTCCCGTCGCGACCCGCTGTGCGGTGCGACCGCGAGTCGGTGGAGCCATAGCCGTGCGGGACCGACGGCTCGCCATGAGCGAGACGACCGGACCCGAACTCGTTCGCCAGACAGCGACGCGCAGGCGCCTGCTCGCGGCCGTCGGAGCGACGGGAGTAGCGGCGGCGCTTTCGGGCTGTATTGGCGGCGGTGGCACTGGCGGCGGCAGCGGCGGTAGCAGCGGTGACGGTGGAGGCGGCGGAGGCGGCGGAGGCAGCGACGGGACCACGCGGTACGACGGCTGGCTCGCAGACGCGAACGGGTACGACGGTGAGGCCGTCGACCGGACCGGCGACGACGAGGTGACCGTCGCGGTCGGCGCCGGCGACGGCCTCGCCTACGACCCGGTCGCCGTCCGCGTCTCACCGGGGACGACCGTCACCTGGGAGTGGAGCGGAATGGGGAGCCGGCACAACGTCGTCGACGACGACGGCCGGTTCGAGAGTGCCTACTACGCGGCAGAGGGCGCGACGTTCTCCCGCGAGTTCGCGGACCCGGGCGTCGCGAAGTACTACTGCACCCCGCATGAGAACCTCGGAATGGTGGGCGTCGTCGAGGTCGTCGACGAGTAACTCCGGAGCAGCAAAGTTCGAACGGGCCGTCACGCAAGCCCGCCGAACGCGTTGCCGGCGAGCCCCGGTCCGGCCGGAACCATGATCCGCCCGTCAGCGACGGGAGCCGGGTCGTCGGCGACGAGGTCGGTCGCCAGCAGGTCGCCTGTCGCGAGCCCATGCGCGCGTTCGTCGCCGTCGGGAAGCGCGGCCGCGACGTGGACCGCCGCGGTCCGCGCAACGGCTGCGTCGATGGTCGTCGTAACGACCGGGTCGACGCCGGCGTGGGCGGCCGCGCGACCTGCCGCGAGCGCCCGCGAGGGACCGCCCAGCGCCATCGGCTTGAGGACGACCGCGTCGGCGGCGCCGGCAGCGATCACCTCGCCGACGCGGTACTGCGTCAGGGACTCGTCGAGCGCGACGGGCGCGCCGACGCCGCGGAGCGCGGCGTGTCCGGCGAGGTCGTCCGCGGGAAGCGGCTGTTCGACGTACTCGACGAGTCCCTCCAGCGCCGCCAGCGCGCGCCGCGCGTCGGCCCGGTCCCAGCCGCCGTTCGCATCGACCCGGAGCGCGATCGCGTCGCCGTCCGTGTCGTTCGTCTCAGCCGCCCCGAGAGCGTCGTCGACGGCGCGTACTCGATCGACGTCCTCCTCCACCGGTCTCGTGCCGACTTTTAGTTTCACCGTCCGGTAGCCAGAAGCGACCGCCGTCTCCGCGTCCGCGACGGTCTCGGCGACGGTCCCGTCGCCAACGGTCGCGTTCGCGGGGACGGACAGCGGCGGGGACCCGCGCGCCAGCGTCGCGGCGACCGCCCGCCCCGCCCGCCGAGCGAACGCGTCCCGATACGCCGTCGTGACGGCGTGGCGCGCGGCAGGCGCCTCCGGTCCCGGCGGAACGCCGTCGTCGCGTGCGCGTTCGAGCGCCCCGCGACACTCGGACGGCGACTCGGTCCACCCCGGGAGCGGCGTCGCCTCGCCGACGCCCGTAGCACCGCCGATGTCGACGCGGACGATGGTGCCCGCTCTGGTCTCGATGTCGCCGGCAGCGGTCGCCAGCGGCGTGGCGAGATCGACTGCGAACCCCCGAAGCGCGACGACGCTCACAGCGCCAGCCCGACGGCGAACAGCGCCGCGAACGCGGCGAGCAGCTTCCCGGTGCGTTCCAGCGCGGGGTTGAGCGCGTCGCCCGCCGTCTCGGTCACCACGGTTTTCGCGAGGGGGACGGCGAGCGGGAGCGTCGCCATCGGCAATAACACCGTGAGGTCGCCCGTCGAGGCGGCGAACACCGGCGGGATCGCGTACGCCATGCCGATGAGGAGGACGAACTGCGCGCGCGAGAACCCGTAGCCGAACCGGACCGTGAGGGTGTTCTTGTCCGCCTCGGCGTCCTCCTCCCTGTCCCTGAGGTTGTTGACGACGAGGATGTCCGTCGAGATGGCGGCGATCGGAAGGGCGGCGACGACCGCGGCGACGGGCACCAGTTCGGCGCGCGGGACGAGCGTGAGGAACTCGACGCCCAGCGCGGCGGCGGCCTGGACGTAGTAGGTGCCCGCGACGGCGACGAGGCCGAAGAAGACGAACACGAACACGTCGCCGAGGCCGTGGTACGCCAGCGGGTACGGGCCGCCGGTGTAGGCCACGCCCATCGCCACCGAGACGAGCCCGACGATCATGATCGGCAGGCCCGCGACCGCGACGAGATACGCGCCGACGACGATGGCCGCGAGGAACGTCAGCCACATCGCCCGCTTCACCTCGGCGGGGTCGATGAGCCCGCCCGCCGTCACTCGGGTGAATCCCTCGCGCTCGGCGGTATCCGCGCCCCTCTCCGCGTCGTAGTAGTCGTTCGCGAAGTTCGTCCCGATCTGGATCAGCGCAGCCCCCACGAGGGCGACGAGCGCCGGCAGCGGGGCGAACACGCCGTCGCGAACGGCGAGGCCCGTCCCCACGAGCACCGGCGCGAGCGCCGCCGGCATCGTCTGGGGGCGCGCAGCGATCACCCACGCGCGTCGCTTGGAGATGTCCGCTTGGCTCGTCTCCGTACTCATTATCGGAGACTGGGGCGGGCGGGGCATGAAGGGTGGGCTTCCCGGTCGGCCGCGCAGGCTGCGCGGACGGGGAGAGCTATACGTCCTCCCGTTCGACGCCATCGCATGGCACGCGTTCCGTACGTCGACCCGGAGGAGTTACCCGAAGAGTACCGCGATCTCGTCGTCTCGAAGCTGCAGGGGAAGCCCGTGAACGTGTACGCCGCGCTCGGCAACAACCCCGAAGTACTGGCGGGCACTCGTGCGTTCCTCTCGTCGCTGTGGGAGTCGAGCGGCCTGCCCGACCGCGAGCGCGAGTTGGTGATCCTCCTCGCGTCCGCCGAGAACGGCAGCCGGTACGAGTGGCACCAGCACGTCCGGATCGGCCGCGACGCCGGCGTCACCGAGGCCGAGATGGCGGCGATCGCCGACGGCGACTTCGACGCCTTCGACGACGACGAGGCGCTCCTGCTGCGGTACGCTCACGCCGCGTTGGGACGCGAGGTCGACGACGCGCTCCACGAGGCGTTCGTCGCCGCCCGCGACGAGTCGACCGCCGTCGGCGTCGCGTCGCTGGCGAACGGCTACACCTCGCTGGCGGGCGTGCTCGACGCCCTCGACGTGGGACTGGAGGAGGGCGAGGAGTTCGCGGGCTGGGATCCGCGGGCGTAGCCGGCAGGTCGCGGTGGCGGTAGTGTCGCTGTCGCGGTGCGGAAACCACTAGGAGTTGTACCGCGAGTGAAGGCCGGAAGGCCCGAACGAGCGGCTCTTTTGGCATTACGGGAAGTCTTCGACTTCCCGTCAGCAGCAGGAATGCGAGGCGTTCCTGCAGCATGAACGGGTTTTGGCGGGGTTCGACGAGCGAGCGAAGCGAGCGAGGAGGACCCCGCCAAAAGAGGTTCGTTTAGTAGTGCCATGGGTAGTCGCTGAAGTCCTGCTCTCTACCCGCTAAGAAGGCGTCGCGGCCCTCCTGGGCCTCCGGGGTCATGTACGCCAGTCGGGTCGCCTCGCCGGCGAACACCTGCTGACCGACCATCCCGTCGTCGGTCATGTTGAACGCGTACTTCAGCATCCGCATCGCCGTCGGCGACTTGCTCGTCATCTCGTCGGCCCACTCCAGCGCCACGTCCTCCAGGTCCTCGTGAGATATCGCCTCGTTGGCCATCCCCATGTCGACGGCCTCCTCCGCCGAGTAGGTCTTCCCGCGGAAGAACACCTCGCGGGCCTTCTTCTGGCCGACCTGCTTGGCGAGGTACGCCGAGCCGAATCCGCCGTCGAAGCTCGCCACGTCGGGGTCCGTCTGGAGGAACTTCGCGTGCTCCTCGCTGGCGAGCGTGAGGTCGCAGATGACGTGCAGCGAGTGGCCGCCGCCGACGGCCCAACCCGGGACCACGGCGACGACGGGCTTGGGCATGAAGCGGATGAGCCGCTGGACCTCGAGGATGTGGAGGCGACCCGCCTTCGCCTCCCGCACGAGTTCGTCGTCGGACTCGTCGGCCTCGTCGTCGTCGCGGTACTCGTAGCCCGACTCCCCGCGGACGGACTGGTCGCCGCCCGAGCAGAACGCCCAGCCGCCGTCCTTCGGCGACGGGCCGTTGCCGGTGAGGAGGACGCAGCCGACGTTCGCCCGCTTGCGGGCGTCGTCGAGCGCGGCGTACAGCTCGTCCACGGTGCCGGGGCGGAACGCGTTGCGCTTCTCGGGGCGATCGAACGCGATCCGAACCGTGGGCGAGTCGATCGCGCGGTGGTAGGTGATGTCGTCGAACGCCTCGCTGCCGTCGACCGGCTCCCAGCGCTCAGGGTCGAAGATCGCCGAGACGTCGTCCGCGTCGTCGCTGTCGCTCATACCCGAACGCGCGGCCGGCCCGCGCAAAAAGGTGCGCCTGTTGTGGGATCGTGACCGTCACGCGATCGTTCCCCAGTGTATTTGCCAACCGGGCAACAACTCTCGCGCATGTCCCTCGCTACGTCCGTCCTCGTCAGGGTCGTCCACGTCGTCGGAATGGCGCTCGTGTTCGGCGGCGCAGCGTCCGCGTGGGCGGCACTTCGAACCCCGGCCGCCGGAGCAACGAGCGGCTTCGACCCGGTCTCGCTCGCTCGGACCTACGAGTGGGTCTTCTGGGGGGCGATGGGCGCGATGGTCGTCACCGGCGTGGGCAACCTCGGCGCGCTCGGACCGCCGGGCCCGGCGAGTCGCTGGGGGACGATACTGACGGCGAAGCTCGTCGCGATCGCCGTCTTCGTCCTCGGGTCGTTCGTTCGAACGCTCGTCGTGTTCAGGCTTGGGCGAGACGGCTCCGCGGGCGCCGGCCGTTCACTCCTCGCCAGGAGCTACGGGGCGACGGCCGGCGCAGTGGTGATCCTCGTCTCGCTCGCGGAGGTGCTTGCGCATGGCTGAGGCCGGGCGCTTCGAACCCTGGGTCGTCTCGTCGTTCAACCTCGTCGCACTGAGCGTCGTCGGGATCACCGCAGCACACGTCGGCGGCGCTCTCGAGGGCGAACTCGCCGGATTCGGGACGCTCCCGGGCGTCGCCGTCTTCGTCTACCTGTGGCTCCTCACCGCGGGTGCGACCCGGTGGGCGCTGGCCGGCCGCGGCCTCGCCGGCTTGCGGGACGGCCTCGGCGGCCTCCGGTCGCTTCTCGTCCGCGGCGTCGCGGCCGGGGCGCTCATCGGGACGGCGTTCCTCCTCGGAGTGCTCGTCGTGTCGTTTCTCGTCAGCCTCGCACAGAACGGCCTACAGCTTCTCTCGATGGCACTCATCGCGCTCATCGGGTGCGCTGTCGCGGGCGTCGTCGGGGGCCTCATCGGCGGACTGTCGGTCGTCCTGGACGCCGGCGGGTACTGGGCGGCAGGGAAGATCGTCGACCGCTGGGTGGACCCGAACCGATCAGCGAGGCCCGCCGGCGACGAGTAGCGTCGGCGTCGTCCCGCGGTCGCGCTCCCGAGGCCCACGATCGCCCGCCGCGTGGCCGAGCCGGGGGCGTCCGTCGAGAAACCGGCGTCCGCCACTCGGCGCTCAACGCTCAGTCAGTCAATCGTTCGGCGGTGCGCTCGGCGATCTCCTCGCGCACGCGGTGGCTCGCCTCGGCGTCGCTCGCGACCTCGATCACGTCGGTCCCGTCGCTCGCGGCGCTCTCGCGGTACAACTCGCGGAACCCCTCGCGGTCGTCGCCGTCGACGCGGGCAAATGACAGGTCGTACAGCTCTCCCGTGGGCTCGAAGTCGAGGTCGTGGGGCGTCTTGAACTGGCTCGTGAACGGCGGGTCGAACGCCTCGATCGGGAGCATGTGGAAGATGCCGCCGCCGTCGTTGTTGATCAGAACGACCGTCGCGCCGACGTCACACCGCTCCAGTGCGAGCAGGCCGTTCATGTCGTGGTAGTACGCGAGGTCGCCGGTGACGAGCGTCAACTCGTCCGTCGTCGCCGACCCGGCGCCCAGCGCCGTCGAGACGATGCCGTCGATGCCGGAGGCTCCCCGGTTCCCGAGCATCGTCAGCCCCTTGGCCGCGGGGGCGGCGAAGCGGTCGGCGTCGCGGACGGGCATCGAGTTCGAGACGAACACGGTCGACGGCTCGGGCGCCAACTCGGTCACGTCGGCGAGCACGCGGCCTTCGAAGAAGCGTCCGCCGTCGGCGGTGGCCTCGACGGCGTCCCAGTGGGCGGCCTCGGCGGCCTCCCAGCGCTCGCGCCACGCGGTCGAATCGGAGTCGAGCGCGCTCCCGACCCCGCCGCCCCCACCCACCTGCCGCGAGAGCGCGCCGCAGAGCCGCGAGGGGTCGGCGACGACCAGGTCGGTGGCTGCGAACTCCGCCTCGCGCCACCCGCCGGCGGGGTCGACGAGCAGTTGTCGCGCGCCGGACCCCGCGAGGTACTTCCGGAGCGGTTTCGAGGTCGGCGAGGCGCCGAACCGCACGACGACCTCCGGGTCCGGCCAGTCCTCCGGAACACCGCCCGCGAGGAAGCCGTCGTAGCCGCCGAGGACGGGCGCGACTCGGACAGCCGAGCCGAATCGAAGCCCCGAGAGCGGGTCCGCGAGCACGGGGAACCCGGTCGCGTGCGCCAGCGCGGTGACTGCCTGGGGGTCGGGGCCCGGCGGGTCCGCGGGCCCGGCGACGATCAGGCCGCGCTCCGCGTCGAGCACGCTGGCGATGCGCTGGAGGTCGCGGTCGTCGGGCATCGGGTGACCGGCAGTCGTCGAGACGAACGGGCGGCCGCCCTCGCGTCCCTGGGCGGCGAGTTCGGGGAGATCGTCGGGCACGTCGCCGTCGACCGCGACGGGTTCCAGTGGTTTGCAGAACGGGACGTTCAGGTGAACCGGACCGGCCGGGGTGCCCTCCGCGGTCGACACGCCGCGCGCGAGGTCGGTGCGCAGCGAGCGCAGTTTCCGGTCGTCGGCCGCGGGCTCGGGGAGATCCTTGTACCACCGGACGGCGTCGCCGTACAGTTTCTCCTGATCGACGGTCTGGTTGGCGCCGGAGTCGCGCAGTTCCGGCGGCCGATCGGCCGTGAGCAGGAGCATCGGTACTCTGGACTGGGCGGCCTCCATCACCGCCGGATGGAAGTTCGCGGCTGCGGTGCCGGACGTGCACACGAGCGGCGTCACCTCGCCTGTGCGGCGGGCGCGACCGAGCGCGAAGAAGGCGGAGGCGCGCTCGTCCAGGTGCGAGAACACGTGGACGTCGGGGTGTTCGGCGAGCGCGACGGTCAGCGGCGTCGAGCGCGAACCGGGGGTGACGCAGACGGCGTCCACGCCTGTCGCCGCGAGCTCGTCGGCGACGGCGCGACCCCACAGCGTGTTTCGGTTCGGGGCGGCGGTCATGGCCGCCGCTTCGGCCGGCCGGCGGATAAACGGCCGTATCTCCGTCCCGTCGTCGACGCGGGGCGACGATGCGCCTTGGTGGTTATCCCAGTAATCGGCTGTGTTCGACCTTCATACACCGATCCTGTGTGGTCAGCAGACCGGCGCCCTCGGCGCGCGCGAGCGCCTCGTCGTCGGTGATGCCGAGTTGAAGCCACAGCCCCTCCACGTCGCCGCGGGCCTCGTGGCGTGCGAGCACGTCGTCGACGATGTCCGACACCTCTTCGCTCGGGCGGAACACGTCGACCAACGCGATCTCCTCCTCGACGTCCGCGAGCGAGTCGTACGCCTCGCGGCCGAGAATCTCGTCGGCGTAGGGATTCACCGGGATCACCTCGTAGCCGCGTTCCTGCAGGTACGCGGGGATGTCGTGGGCGGCCTTCCCCGGCGTGCTCGAACACCCTACGACCGCGACAGGGTCCATCGACAGCAACTCGTGCAGGCCGTCGTCATCGGTGACTGGCATGCTCGAGCGTCCGCCTCCATCGGTCAAAAGGGTTCGTCCGGATCGAACGCGCCGCGGCGGCGACCTGCGTGTCAGGCGTTCGCCAGCCTGACCGACGGCTCGCCGTCCTCGCTGGTCTCGATGATCCCGTCGAACAGTTGCTTCAGGGTGTTCATCGTTTGGTCGTCGTGGGCCGTGGAGTCGAGACAGTACAGCCCGAGGCCGTCGACGCTTTGGATCCGCCCTGTGAACACGTGGAGGAACCGGAACACTGTCTGGAGATCCGAGTACATCAACAGCGTCGACAGCGAGTGGACCATGACGCGGTTCTGTCGGATGCCGCGGTCCTTGTAGAACGCCTCCAGGAACGACGAGAGCTTGATCCCGATGCCGGTCATATCCACCGGAGAGGAGGTGTACTTGATGCGGTCGCTGTCGCGCACGTCGTTGACGCCCTGCTGGCGCGTGACGGTGTCGACGACCGCGACTGGCCGACCCTCGTACGGTTCGCGCTTCTCGAACTGTTTCAGAAGGCGATCCGCCGAGTCTTTGGTCGTCACCATGATCGCGCCCTCACCGTTTCGCGTTCCCTCCGCGAGTACGTCGAGCGCGAGTTCGCGCTTCCCGCTCAGCGGGGGACCGGTGAGGAGAACGTTCGATCCGGGCTCGATCTCCGCCCCGAGCGCCTCTACCTCATACATAGAATGCCTCCGCGAACCGATCGGCGCAGACGGCGCGCTCTCGCGGGCTCGTCGTTCGCTCCGTCTCGCCGGGAGTCATCCAACTACACATGGGTTGCCGTGAGCCGGTATTATTCTTTATGATTAGCTGGACGACGTGACGCCCCTCGGTGGTCATCCCATCACCGCCACGGCTCGGCCAGCGACGAACGCCGCCGCCGCGAGAAACGTCCCGCGTTTGATCCACCGCTGTGCCGTCCCCGGATCCCGGAATCCCCAGGCGGTCGCGCCGAGCATCGTCGCGTCCGCGGGCACGACGACCGCGAGATACGCCAGACCGAACGTCCCGTCGACGTAGGGTATGGCGCTCGCAAGCGTCGCCGTCACCATCGCGACCGTCGCGAGCGCGAGCGCGGGCCGCTCGCCGACGACGATCGGAAGCGTCCGGAGCCCCTCCTCGCGGTCTCCGGCCACGTCCTCGACATCCTTTACCACCTCGCGCGCGAACGTCGCCGTCGCGGCCAGCCCGAACAGCGTCCACGTCGGCGGCGCGACCGGCCCGACCGCGGCCGCCCCGAACAGAAACGTCGAGCCGGTGAGGGAGGCGACGACCGCGTTTCCCACCGCCGGCAACCCCTTGAACAGTTGCGTGTACGCCAGCAGTGCCAGGAGGTTCACAACCGCGATTACCAGCGCCAGCGGCGGCAGCGACAGCGCCGCGGCCGTGGCGATCAGAAACAGCGCGGCCGCGAACCCCGCCGCCTCGCGGGCCGAAACCCGGCCGCTCGGGATCGGCCGCTCTGGCCGGTTCACGGCGTCGATGTCGCGGTCGAAGTAGTCGTTGACCGCGTTCCCGGCGCCCGTCGCCGCCGCGGTCGCGATCACCGCGGCCGCGACCGCCCAAGCCGCGTCAAGCCCGCCCGCGACGAACGAGCCGACGAAGGTGAGCGACCCCGCTGCGACCGCGTTGCCGACGCGGGCGAGTTCGAGGTACCCGCCGATCGTCCGAATCGCGTCCATCGTTCGCGGTCACCGGCCGGTTGGGGATAAAGGGCGCGGGAAGAACGCGACGCCGGTGAGCGCTTGGGCGGAGAGATCGCCCCGCGGCGAGCGTGTTCGGGCGGCGGAGTCCGAACAGCCGGTGTCGCTCTCCCGCCGTGGTCTGCGACCACGCGGAGAGCCCGACGCCGGAGCTCACGCAGCATGGTACCGAACCAACGCCCGCCCGACTATCTCCTCGCCTCGAGCCGTAGTGGCCGTCGCTATCGGTCGATGACTGCCAACTGTTGTCTATCTCTTTGGTTCCCCGATCGATTCGAAGCGCGGGACTTAAGCGGGGCTGCCGGAAACAGACAGGTGCGGGCGCTTAGCTCAGTCTGGACAGAGTGCTTGGCTTCGGACCAAGTTGCCGCGGGTTCAAATCCTGCAGCGCCCATTCCTTCGCCGCCCGTTCCACCTCCAACCGGAGGTTCTCCGTACAGGCCCTCTCGACACCAAATCCGGCGTTTGAACCTTCTCTGAACTCCCCACTTTCTGAGCGTTCAAATGGAATTCCCATGTGTTGGTCTGAGCTGCCGAGATGGCCACTCGGTCTGGTTTTGCCGGAAAACAAACAATTAGTCTTTTTTATTTCTGTGTCTCCTGAACGTGGATGTATGGGAAGTTGATAAAAGATGGCCCTAGTGTCGGGCTTGTTGCGACTTTTGGGGGTATCGAACTCGTTTTACGATCGTTCGGGGAATCATCATCCCCAGCTACCGATTTTATTGCCTCGGCGACGAGCCTCTTCGGAAGTGAAATCGTTACTTCGCCTATCCTATCTTGGAGTATCGGATGGATGTTTTTGGGAAGTTTAGCATATCAGATCTTCTACCGGGTTGATGTCCTCCAAGACGAGGCTCATGTCAGCCGTCGGTCTGCCTATTTCGCTGGAGCCGCTCTTGCGACACTCATTGGAGCAGGACTTACGTGGCGTGTCTTTGGGTTGGTAGTCTCATATGGATCTATCCCGCCTGTCATTGCTGATGGTATTATCCAAGCCACATTGCTTCTCGCGTTGATTCTCATACTCATGTCTGACAACCCAGTTACTGATGGACAACTCGCGGTAGTACTCGGTGCAGCGATGATGATCGCTGCGATGCTGTATCCTCTTCCCGAGGTTGCTGTTATTGTCTGGTTCATTACGGGTATTGGCGTCAACAGAATTCCGTTAGGGCCCCAGCTCAAGCAAGTTCTCAATGATCCGGTTGAACGATTGATGATTGGCGTCGCCGCAACGACAGTAAATATACGGGGTTTTGTGTCCGCATTGTATATCATCGCGGGACTTATTCTCTCTGTAGCAGTATTTCTTGATTCACCAGGAACCATTGAGCAAAACATCCGAACTCTCGTTGTGAGCTTCACAACCGGGTCAGGTTCTGGGGATTTCGCCGTTTCAACAGTTGAAGAAGTCGCATTTCTGAGCTTGACCGCTTTCGCGCCAGCAGTGTACGGTGTTTGGTACTGGTTGCGAGTTACAGAACGACTGCCGTTCGCCTTGGGACTGGCAGCAGACCCAACGGAAGACGATTCAGGATCCGGTCGGTTTGGTGTGCGAGAATGGGGGCCAGATGATAGCGGTGGGGATCATACCGAAGTCGAGGGTGTAGCGTATCGACCAATTCCCCCTGGATTTGGAATCCCAATTGTTCTTCTCTTCGCACCGTTACTCGTCTACGTTGATTCCACATCAGAGATCTCGTCGGGAACCATTCCGCGTGGCTATCTCATCGCCGCGGGGTCCGCTGCCATCCTAGCAATTGGGACTATTGGCATCACCATCATACGGGCACGGACTATGTCAGAATACGACTCGGACGCTCCGACGGTTGCTGCTTGGGCCCTTGCGCTGCAACTAGCGTTCGTTGCATTACTGGGTCCTACTGAAGTCACGTCTGTTATCAACAATTTCCTGACAGGTCAACGCTTAGGTGTTGATCTCACTGCTGTCGGGTCTGCACTTGCGGGCGCTATTATTTTGGGCGCGCTGGTGGTTCTTCCCTCGAAGATTCCCAAGATCGCGGATGCGAATCCGGTGCTTGGCATGAGCCTCCTTGCTGTCGTGTTCGGAGTAGTAGTGGCCGTGATTGGCGCAGGAAATACGCTTGTGGGTGGTATTGCCGGAATAGCGGTTATTGCTGGTATTGCTGGGGTTGTTATTGGATCCATAGTAGAAATTAGTGATTTTTGACAGACAAGTACGTAATGGGCATCTTAGTGTTGAAAATATATTGCGTTTCTATAGCTCATACACTATCGGATTTGTCATCATCTCCTTCATAGACGGAAGTTGTCCGAACACTATTTCATCTGTATCTATCATCAAGCGTCGACGGTCCCCCTGCGCATCTTCTTGGGACCGCGATCGACGTGCATCCCTCCCTCTCACTTCATAGGGAGCGGGCCGATGGGGAGGCGGCGCGCGAGTGGCCCCTGTGGGTTCGAGCGCGCTCCGAGCCGGCTACTCGACGAACTCCAAGTTTTCTGGCTTGTACGTGTACAGCGTGATTTCCTGGTCGTCACAGTACGACGAGAGCAACGCCTCGCTGAATCCCTGCCAGTCGCCCGGTCCCTCGTCCAACGAACTGGGGAACGCTACCCGGACTGCCTCGCTGTCGAGTTCCTGACCGTAGAGTTCGACCTTCGTCTCCGGCGGCAGCACCTCGACGACGACCGCCTCTGACGCCTCCTGGTCGTCGGCCCGCTTCACCCGATCACCCGGCTGGAACGGGTTGTCCGGCTTCTGGTTCATGTGTGCCGTGTTCGGTCCGAGGTCCTGCAGGCTGTTCATCGGCTGCGCCGCCAGGTGCTGCAACTTCTCGGGCTCGTCGCCGGAGTACGCCTCCCCCGTTCGGACCTTCGATTTCAGAACTGCCATGTGCTCCCAGCCGAGGAGGATCAGCGAGTCCTCGTTATCGCGGTGCCACGCCATCACGATGATGTCGTCCTCCGAGTCGTTCTCGACGAGCGTTCGCGGGAGGAAGGCAGCCACATCACGCGAGGTCTTGACGTCGATATTGTACCCGAACACCTCGAAATCGTGTCCCGAGAAGCTTTCAGGATTACATCGCCGCATCGCGTCCTCGTTCTCCCATTCCCACATCTCTGCCGGGACGTATTCTCGACAGAACTGCTCGAACGCGATCTCCCCGAGGTTCCCCACGCGCTTCTTTCCGACGTCCTCCGCACCCTGCTGTTTCGCCTGGTAGTCAGCTCGGGACCGATCGATCTCGTCTGGC contains:
- the menD gene encoding 2-succinyl-5-enolpyruvyl-6-hydroxy-3-cyclohexene-1-carboxylic-acid synthase, yielding MTAAPNRNTLWGRAVADELAATGVDAVCVTPGSRSTPLTVALAEHPDVHVFSHLDERASAFFALGRARRTGEVTPLVCTSGTAAANFHPAVMEAAQSRVPMLLLTADRPPELRDSGANQTVDQEKLYGDAVRWYKDLPEPAADDRKLRSLRTDLARGVSTAEGTPAGPVHLNVPFCKPLEPVAVDGDVPDDLPELAAQGREGGRPFVSTTAGHPMPDDRDLQRIASVLDAERGLIVAGPADPPGPDPQAVTALAHATGFPVLADPLSGLRFGSAVRVAPVLGGYDGFLAGGVPEDWPDPEVVVRFGASPTSKPLRKYLAGSGARQLLVDPAGGWREAEFAATDLVVADPSRLCGALSRQVGGGGGVGSALDSDSTAWRERWEAAEAAHWDAVEATADGGRFFEGRVLADVTELAPEPSTVFVSNSMPVRDADRFAAPAAKGLTMLGNRGASGIDGIVSTALGAGSATTDELTLVTGDLAYYHDMNGLLALERCDVGATVVLINNDGGGIFHMLPIEAFDPPFTSQFKTPHDLDFEPTGELYDLSFARVDGDDREGFRELYRESAASDGTDVIEVASDAEASHRVREEIAERTAERLTD
- a CDS encoding CoA-binding protein, with amino-acid sequence MPVTDDDGLHELLSMDPVAVVGCSSTPGKAAHDIPAYLQERGYEVIPVNPYADEILGREAYDSLADVEEEIALVDVFRPSEEVSDIVDDVLARHEARGDVEGLWLQLGITDDEALARAEGAGLLTTQDRCMKVEHSRLLG
- a CDS encoding geranylgeranylglycerol-phosphate geranylgeranyltransferase; the protein is MDAIRTIGGYLELARVGNAVAAGSLTFVGSFVAGGLDAAWAVAAAVIATAAATGAGNAVNDYFDRDIDAVNRPERPIPSGRVSAREAAGFAAALFLIATAAALSLPPLALVIAVVNLLALLAYTQLFKGLPAVGNAVVASLTGSTFLFGAAAVGPVAPPTWTLFGLAATATFAREVVKDVEDVAGDREEGLRTLPIVVGERPALALATVAMVTATLASAIPYVDGTFGLAYLAVVVPADATMLGATAWGFRDPGTAQRWIKRGTFLAAAAFVAGRAVAVMG
- a CDS encoding RAD55 family ATPase, whose product is MYEVEALGAEIEPGSNVLLTGPPLSGKRELALDVLAEGTRNGEGAIMVTTKDSADRLLKQFEKREPYEGRPVAVVDTVTRQQGVNDVRDSDRIKYTSSPVDMTGIGIKLSSFLEAFYKDRGIRQNRVMVHSLSTLLMYSDLQTVFRFLHVFTGRIQSVDGLGLYCLDSTAHDDQTMNTLKQLFDGIIETSEDGEPSVRLANA